Proteins from one Parasteatoda tepidariorum isolate YZ-2023 chromosome 4, CAS_Ptep_4.0, whole genome shotgun sequence genomic window:
- the LOC122268801 gene encoding zinc finger MYM-type protein 1-like: protein MSKRSYPSGSEKRKKALHQKEVIEKLPKLTSYFTTTTGETSVSSNQLINVPHDDSAQLQIAGISKPSCSNFEKEIESESDYSYDESATTSVTSLKPTTPTVSIEQQFSNTEELISHDPADYFHEKFVEINREILIRKGPVYFQNKDSDFSEASRTYKDGNKLVTRYFNKALFIRKLKNNESVERKWLLYSPSKCSVFCFSCCLFNPTDVNLCSRNGCNDWKHINHIILTHENSPAHKQSMMTYLARSKAVGRVDIDLLSQHQKEVDYWRNVLKRIVAVVKFLASRGLPFRGDNEILGSPNNGNYLGCVELLSEFDPFLADHLKKFGNPGKGNISYLSANICNEFIEVMGKQVLKKIINEVKSAKYFSISVDSTPDLSHIDQLTFIIRYVKDCVPVERFLKFIPIKEHKSKYLAETILNFLEIHDIPIKDCRGQSYDNASNMSGKYSGLQTRIKEKCEFATFIPCAGHSLNLVGVHAAGCVPEASQFFEIVQKVYNFFSGSTHRWNMLTEHLGSKKVVKSLSQTRWSARADAVSALHGGYKRILEALITIANDTEQARETRDEALSLSRKMGNLEFIILTEIWSTILERIDKTSNYLQKETITLDVATNLLTSLYDFITNLRDKFDNFESSAKENNPESDYKDLSQRTRRRSSRQSFFDGSAPSVQLNGKERFNVETFLPIIDTLSVHLKQRQSSYEIVSQRFSLFFHLKTLNSEEIRQGCKEFSQIYHEDVNEKELEIECQHLKEYLINVQSENEASNSVQEVYNLLKQNKIEDTFPNVEIALRIFLSMMVTNCSGERSFSKLKRIKNELRSTMLQERLNSLSLMSIECDILNTIDFEEVINDFAHLKSRRVPLQST from the coding sequence atgtcgAAACGGTCATATCCTAGTGGatctgaaaaaaggaaaaaagctcTACATCAGAAAGAAGTAATTGAAAAGTTACCAAAATTAACATCATATTTTACTACTACTACTGGAGAAACTTCTGTAAGTAGCAATCAACTCATAAATGTTCCACATGATGACTCAGCTCAATTACAAATTGCGGGAATTTCTAAACCTTCATGttccaattttgaaaaagagattGAATCAGAAAGCGACTATTCCTACGACGAAAGTGCAACGACTTCAGTGACTTCACTAAAACCGACAACTCCAACTGTGTCAATTGAACAGCAGTTTTCCAACACAGAAGAATTAATATCGCACGATCCCGCCGATTATTTTCACGAAaagtttgttgaaataaatCGCGAAATTTTAATTCGTAAGGGACcagtatattttcaaaataaagattctgACTTTTCCGAGGCATCCAGAACATACAAAGATGGTAATAAATTAGTAACGAGATATTTCAACAAAGCATTATTTATTCGCAAATTAAAGAACAATGAAAGCGTCGAAAGAAAATGGTTGCTGTATTCGCCTTCCAAATGctctgtattttgtttttcatgctGCTTATTTAACCCAACTGATGTTAATCTTTGCTCTCGGAATGGATGTAATGATTGGAAGCATATTAATCACATAATTTTAACACATGAAAATAGCCCAGCGCATAAGCAATCTATGATGACTTATCTGGCACGAAGTAAAGCGGTTGGTAGAGTAGATATAGACTTATTATCTCAACATCAAAAGGAAGTGGATTACTGGAGAAACGTACTTAAACGGATTGTAgctgttgtaaaatttttggcaTCGAGAGGGCTTCCATTTCGCGGCGACAATGAAATCCTAGGATCTCCAAACAATGGAAATTATTTGGGTTGTGTGGAATTATTGAGTGAATTTGATCCATTTCTTGcagatcacttaaaaaaatttgggaatCCTGGAAAGGGtaacatttcttatttatcaGCAAATATCTGTAATGAGTTTATTGAAGTAATGGGAAAACaggttctaaaaaaaattataaatgaagttaaatcagcaaaatatttttccataagcGTTGACAGTACGCCCGATCTGTCTCATATTGACCAGCTAACTTTCATCATTCGATACGTAAAAGACTGTGTTCCTGTTGaaaggtttttgaaatttatacctATTAAAGAACATAAATCTAAGTATTTAGCGGAGaccatcttaaattttttagagataCATGATATTCCCATAAAAGATTGCAGAGGACAAAGCTACGACAATGCTTCAAATATGTCGGGAAAGTATAGTGGTCTACAAACAAGAATCAAGGAAAAATGTGAATTTGCCACCTTTATACCATGTGCAGGACATTCACTAAACTTGGTAGGTGTCCATGCTGCTGGGTGTGTACCGGAGGCATCacagttttttgaaatagttcAGAAAGTGTACAACTTTTTTTCGGGCTCTACCCACAGATGGAATATGTTAACAGAACATTTAGGttcaaaaaaagttgttaagagTCTTTCACAAACCAGATGGTCAGCCCGAGCTGATGCAGTAAGTGCTTTGCATGGgggttataaaagaatattagaaGCTTTAATCACCATCGCAAACGATACTGAACAGGCACGAGAAACAAGAGACGAAGCCCTTAGTCTGTCTAGAAAAATGGGAAATCTAGAATTTATTATACTGACGGAAATCTGGAGCACTATATTGGAAAGAATAGACAAAACAAGTAATTATCTTCAGAAAGAAACAATAACACTGGACGTTGCAACCAAtttgttgacttcactttatgattttattactaACCTCAGGGATAAATTTGATAACTTCGAATCATCTGCCAAAGAAAATAACCCAGAATCTGACTACAAGGATCTATCTCAAAGAACAAGACGTAGAAGCTCACGGCAGAGTTTTTTTGATGGCTCTGCGCCATCAGTCCAATTGAATGGAAAAGAGCGATTCAACGTAGAAACCTTTCTCCCAATAATCGATACCTTGAGTGTTCATCTAAAACAGCGACAAAGTTCATATGAGATCGTCAGTCAacgttttagtttattttttcacttaaaaactcTGAATTCCGAAGAGATACGACAAGGATGCAAAGAATTTTCTCAAATCTATCACGAAGATGTAAATGAAAAAGAGTTAGAAATAGAATgtcaacatttaaaagaatacttaataaatgttCAGAGTGAAAATGAAGCATCTAACAGTGTACAGGAAGTATATAATCtattaaagcaaaacaaaattgaagACACATTTCCTAACGTAGAAATtgcattgagaatatttttaagcatgatGGTAACTAACTGCAGCGGAGAACGCTCCTTCTCCAAAttgaaacgaataaaaaatgaattaagaagTACAATGCTTCAAGAGAGATTAAATAGTTTGTCGCTGATGTCCATAGAATGTGATATTCTCAATACCATAGATTTTGAAGAAGTGATTAACGATTTTGCTCATCTTAAATCTAGAAGGGTACCTTTGCAATCAACATAG